A genomic stretch from Theobroma cacao cultivar B97-61/B2 chromosome 4, Criollo_cocoa_genome_V2, whole genome shotgun sequence includes:
- the LOC18600907 gene encoding uncharacterized protein LOC18600907 isoform X1 — MQRAIPRIHTLVATPGLKSFSLNAPRIVEVEYANGSKFCLSAEFLRVYSPAADGKIRSIGGEKVISGRRHVGIMSAEPVGNYGVRIVFDDLHRTGIYSWDYFYNLGTNKFTLMRNYIKTLKKHGLSRDPPKRK; from the exons ATGCAGAGGGCAATTCCAAGGATACACACTCTCGTTGCAACTCCAGGCCTCAAAAGCTTCTCTCTTAACGCACCCAGGATc GTAGAGGTAGAATATGCAAATGGtagcaagttttgtttgtCAGCTGAGTTTTTGAGAGTTTATAGCCCAGCTGCTGATGGCAAGATTAGGTCAATTGGAGGTGAAAAG GTGATATCTGGGCGGCGCCATGTGGGGATAATGTCTGCTGAACCAGTAGGAAACTATGGTGTAAG GatagtttttgatgatttgCATAGAACCGGGATTTATTCTTGGGACTACTTCTATAATCTTGGGACCAACAAATTTACCCTCATGAGaaattatatcaaaacacTGAAGAAGCACGGGCTCAGCCGGGATCCACCTAAAAGAAAGTGA
- the LOC18600907 gene encoding uncharacterized protein LOC18600907 isoform X2, translating into MQRAIPRIHTLVATPGLKSFSLNAPRIVEVEYANGSKFCLSAEFLRVYSPAADGKIRSIGGEKVISGRRHVGIMSAEPVGNYGVSF; encoded by the exons ATGCAGAGGGCAATTCCAAGGATACACACTCTCGTTGCAACTCCAGGCCTCAAAAGCTTCTCTCTTAACGCACCCAGGATc GTAGAGGTAGAATATGCAAATGGtagcaagttttgtttgtCAGCTGAGTTTTTGAGAGTTTATAGCCCAGCTGCTGATGGCAAGATTAGGTCAATTGGAGGTGAAAAG GTGATATCTGGGCGGCGCCATGTGGGGATAATGTCTGCTGAACCAGTAGGAAACTATGGTGTAAG tttttga